Below is a genomic region from Hyphomicrobium nitrativorans NL23.
AAGGTCGAGCTGCAGGCGGAAATATTTGTCTTCGAGCGCCGTCTGCTCGTCGTAGCCGATCTCGCCGATGGCGACGACGCCCTCCTTCGTGGCAAAGCCGGGCAGGATGTCCATCACCGCCTCGGCAAGCTCCTCGTTGTTGGCTTCCTTCGAGTTGAGGCCGATGCAGCAATAGTGGCGCACACCGAACTGGCCGGCGCGGAAGCGCTCGAAGCCGAGGATGTGGGAGAGATAATCCCTGTAGCTTCCCACGTTGGTGCGCGCTTGCCCGATCCAGAACGCAGGCTCGATGACGGCGACGACGCCGGCTTTCGCCATCGCCTCGTAGTCGTCGGTGGTGCGGGAGATCATGTGCGCGTGCGGGTCGATGAACATCGTCGGCTCCGAGGGGTTTTGGTGAGGTCAGGCTATATTGTCCCAGAACACGCGGCCGGATTGGACCGTCTCTGCGAGTTCCGGTGCGGTGGCGAGTGCGGCACGCGCCGACGGCACGGGGCAATCGTTGAGCGCGAGGGCTGCGCCTTTGCGTTCGGCGTCGGTTCCGGCACGAAGAATGTCGCCAAGCGTTGCGACTTCCGCTTCACCCGCGAAGGGCGCCACGCAGCGCCACAACTCCGGCGAGATCGCGCGGCCCGCGGCGCGGCGCTCGGCGGCGTAGTCTATCAGCATCCGCGCGAGATCCGGATTGCGGCGCGCGTCGAGCCCTTGGATCGGGCAGAGACGGCTTTCGATGAACAGGGCTTTGACGACCATCTGGTTCCACTGCGCCTCGCTGAACTGCTCGCGAGGATAGGGATTGCGATGCGCAACCGCTTCGAAGATGGGCTGCATCGCCGAGCGCACGCCCTCGGCGGCGCGATGCAAGATGCGTTGCGGAGCCGGATAGAGCGGAAGGCCGCGCAGAAGCGCGATCTGCTCGCCGATTTCCGCAGCAGCGAGAACACGGTCGAGGCTCACTACGAATTGCTCGTCGTCGCCGCGATGGCTTGCAAGCGCGAGCAGAATGCGCGCCGCCTGATCGACGCTCCAGCCCGTGGCGTCGAGACCTTCACGCACAGTGCGTCCCGCCTCGGCCTCGTCCGTCGTGAGGTCGAGATCGGTCTTGCCGACCTTGCGCGGTGCGAGACCGACGGCGATGGCCAGTTGCATCGGTTTTTCTCCCGACGCGATGATCGCAAGCTGGGAAGCGAGCCACGCGGCGGCGTCGGACGTCAGGCGTGGCGCGAGCCACGCGTTAAGCAGTTGCATGGCCTTTTCGGCTTCGATGGTCTGAGAAGGAAATGCCGTCATGCGCTCAGCCTCACGTGCCTGGAACGATGCGCTGCAACGCCAATGTCAGGGCGAACAGCCCAACACAGATCATCGCCATCGTCGCGTTGCCGTGGGCTGCTGACACGACGCCATCGACGAGGGCGATGGCCGCGATCAGAAGCCCGACCGAACGCTCGCGCCGCTCCGCCGCGCCCGATCTCAGACCGCCCACAGCCAGGATAATAACCGCAGCCGCGCCAGCCGCCATGAGCAGGCTCAAGGAATTAACCTCGCCGCTGGCGAGCGCGACGCCGATCGGGAGCAAGAGGAGCAGGACCGGCCAGTGCGGCACCGCGGAACGCGCGCCTGCGCCGCGGGCGACGAGGCTCAATCCCGCGACATAGGCCAGGAGCGCGAGAGCCGCCGCGATCACGGGCGCAGAGAGAGCGGCCCCTGCCGCCAGCACCGTCGCGATGTAGACGAGCGCGCGGCAAAGCCCCATCACCAGCGGCGCGAACGCATAGCCCTTGTGCCACGCATCGTAGATCAGAATTGCGCCCGCGAGCGCCACCGCCGCGCTTGCGCTCCTGCCGCCGAAGCTTGCCAGCATGGCCACGCCCAGCGCGAGCAAAGCAAGCCCCACGGCCCACGCAGTGGCGGGCGCGGCATCGCCCGCGGGCAGCGGACGTTCGGGCCGCTCGCGCGCATCGATTTCGCGGTCGAAGGCGTCGTTGAGGATCATGCCGCCGGAGTAAAGCGCGGACATGGCGACGAGCACCATGGCCAGACTCGGGCTCGCGAGGCCGCCAGCGAGAACGGACGCCGCGAGCACGTTGCTCCAGACGGTCGGCAGGTTGGAAACACGAGCAAGGCGCACGAGCGCCACGATGGCCCTCACGCGCCGAGCTCCGTCCGCACCCAGGCAAGCTCGCGGACGATGTCGCCAACAAGCTCCGGCGATTTCACCGCGTCGGGAAGCACGCTCCAGGTGTAGGTCTCCACTTCCAGATGAGGCGAGACCGCACGCCGGCGGCAGAGCGCCAACGCGTCGCGGAGGTTCTGCTGTGTGGCTTCCAGCGCCTCGAAGCGATCGAGGAAGACCGGCACATGACAATGCACGCGCCATTCTCCGCCCGCTTCGCCACGGCGGGCCGCGCCGAACGCGTCTGGAAGATCGAGATGGCGCGTGATCGCCTCGCCGTTCCGCTCCACCGTCTGGTGCAGATAAATGCCATCGTCGAAGCGTCCGAGCAGCCGCTCGAAGTGCGCCGCCTCTCCGGTCGTACGAAGCGCGGAGCTGAGTTGAAGCTTCGCGACCGTAATGCCCGCAGCGTGGACCGCATCGAGCATTGGGATCGTGTCCTCGAACGCCACGGCCGAATGGCAGACGTCGAAACAGAGGCCGACGTGCCGGCGGAGACGCGCGTCGGCATCGTGCGGAGAAGCCCCTGCGAGGCGTGCGAACAGATCTGCCGCCGGGCCGCGCAAGAGATACTCCTCGATGAAACGCACCGCCTCTTGCGTCGTCTCCATGAAGCACGCGGGCTCCGGCTCGATGGCGAGCGTGATCGTTTTTCCTGTCCGCAGACGGATACCGTCGAGGTGGGCTGCGGTGCGCGCATATCCCTCGGCAACGCGCGCGATGTCGGCGGGCGCCGCGATGTTAGTGCGAAAGCCACCCGGGACGGTGCTGATGCTGGCGTCCATGCCATCGGGTGCGAGATCGGCCAGGAGGTCCGCGACGCGGCAGGTGAAGCCGAGCCGTTCGGGCGTGCGCCAATCCGGCTCGTAGACCCGCTCCTTGACGCGGGCGCCGTGGAAATTTCCGTAGGGAAAGGCATTGATGGTGAAGACGTAGAGATCGTGGATGCGCAGAAAGCGCTTGAAGCGTTCCCGCAGCGCGGGTGCCGCCAGTTCTCCTGCCGCCTGCGCCGATAGCCTGAGGCCCACGCCCATCGCACGGTCGGGCGATATGCCAGCCTTGACGCGCGGGAGCGCATCGCAAAGCGCCGTTTCAATCTCGCTCCAGGTCTCTCCGGCGTGAATATTCGTGCAGTACGTGAGGTGGGGGTTGCCGGGAAGCGCAAGCTGCATTAGACGCGCGCTCCCCCGCGCAGCCACGCCA
It encodes:
- a CDS encoding EboA domain-containing protein translates to MTAFPSQTIEAEKAMQLLNAWLAPRLTSDAAAWLASQLAIIASGEKPMQLAIAVGLAPRKVGKTDLDLTTDEAEAGRTVREGLDATGWSVDQAARILLALASHRGDDEQFVVSLDRVLAAAEIGEQIALLRGLPLYPAPQRILHRAAEGVRSAMQPIFEAVAHRNPYPREQFSEAQWNQMVVKALFIESRLCPIQGLDARRNPDLARMLIDYAAERRAAGRAISPELWRCVAPFAGEAEVATLGDILRAGTDAERKGAALALNDCPVPSARAALATAPELAETVQSGRVFWDNIA
- a CDS encoding UbiA family prenyltransferase produces the protein MRAIVALVRLARVSNLPTVWSNVLAASVLAGGLASPSLAMVLVAMSALYSGGMILNDAFDREIDARERPERPLPAGDAAPATAWAVGLALLALGVAMLASFGGRSASAAVALAGAILIYDAWHKGYAFAPLVMGLCRALVYIATVLAAGAALSAPVIAAALALLAYVAGLSLVARGAGARSAVPHWPVLLLLLPIGVALASGEVNSLSLLMAAGAAAVIILAVGGLRSGAAERRERSVGLLIAAIALVDGVVSAAHGNATMAMICVGLFALTLALQRIVPGT
- the eboE gene encoding metabolite traffic protein EboE; its protein translation is MQLALPGNPHLTYCTNIHAGETWSEIETALCDALPRVKAGISPDRAMGVGLRLSAQAAGELAAPALRERFKRFLRIHDLYVFTINAFPYGNFHGARVKERVYEPDWRTPERLGFTCRVADLLADLAPDGMDASISTVPGGFRTNIAAPADIARVAEGYARTAAHLDGIRLRTGKTITLAIEPEPACFMETTQEAVRFIEEYLLRGPAADLFARLAGASPHDADARLRRHVGLCFDVCHSAVAFEDTIPMLDAVHAAGITVAKLQLSSALRTTGEAAHFERLLGRFDDGIYLHQTVERNGEAITRHLDLPDAFGAARRGEAGGEWRVHCHVPVFLDRFEALEATQQNLRDALALCRRRAVSPHLEVETYTWSVLPDAVKSPELVGDIVRELAWVRTELGA